In a single window of the bacterium genome:
- a CDS encoding tetratricopeptide repeat protein, whose protein sequence is MMHLPDLMPKGAYTKKWGMIFLVPALLFVVIWIFYALFISSENYAGYVKKGKSNANNGEHLYALQAYQKALEYNPDGVEAMTGLGWTYVRLQAYSTAESLLTVAVFKHPFDLDPYMAFSESKRLQGDFASAIEMLKKACDAIPDSAHPYVELGKMYIATGQSTMAVGVLEKALTLSPNDPEALSKLSVAKRASEREETMAKQSEQKFYNYQTESISSGIADDVDIEPIIIDDGE, encoded by the coding sequence ATGATGCATTTACCGGATTTGATGCCGAAAGGCGCCTACACGAAAAAATGGGGTATGATTTTTTTGGTTCCTGCGCTCCTGTTTGTCGTGATTTGGATTTTCTATGCGCTATTTATCAGTAGCGAGAATTACGCCGGATACGTGAAGAAAGGGAAATCGAATGCGAATAACGGCGAACACCTCTATGCGTTACAAGCCTACCAAAAAGCGTTGGAGTATAATCCCGATGGCGTCGAGGCGATGACTGGATTGGGCTGGACCTATGTCCGGCTGCAGGCGTATTCGACCGCCGAATCGTTGCTTACTGTCGCTGTCTTCAAGCATCCGTTCGATCTTGATCCATACATGGCATTCAGTGAAAGTAAACGCTTGCAGGGGGATTTTGCCAGTGCGATCGAAATGTTGAAGAAAGCCTGTGATGCGATTCCTGACAGCGCCCATCCGTATGTCGAATTAGGGAAGATGTACATTGCAACCGGGCAAAGCACGATGGCCGTCGGTGTATTGGAAAAAGCGCTTACCTTATCGCCCAACGACCCCGAAGCGTTAAGCAAATTGAGCGTCGCGAAACGCGCCAGCGAACGGGAAGAAACGATGGCAAAACAATCCGAGCAAAAATTCTATAACTACCAAACGGAATCGATTAGTAGCGGCATTGCCGATGATGTTGACATCGAACCAATCATCATCGATGATGGGGAGTAG
- a CDS encoding CPBP family intramembrane metalloprotease: MNLRQFLQQRCQQFPVISFCAVTFSLSWGTFFLYTFLNNSLGRPELHYLPFVQFSPALAAIVLLLITNERDGFPRLLRSLSNWHIGKGWIILSLLFEPLLFLGISFAFWITTDTLPGWSTGGFFSGLFAALVVFVVGLVRWGISEEIGWRGWLLPKLQQNFAPFPASLILAVIVTLWHFTPDAFLTIGNVYEGELIYGYYPRVVERLLISIPITMLITVIYNNTKGSLLVMMIFHSASNTSYFAIKESFGVVHTDFFKISMLILLSLMFLLLSFLMIKRSGKVVAF; the protein is encoded by the coding sequence ATGAACCTCAGGCAATTTCTTCAGCAACGCTGTCAGCAGTTTCCGGTAATATCTTTTTGCGCTGTGACTTTTTCCTTGTCTTGGGGAACCTTTTTCCTTTACACATTTTTGAATAATTCGTTGGGAAGACCGGAGCTGCATTACCTCCCTTTTGTTCAGTTTAGTCCTGCGCTCGCGGCTATTGTACTGTTACTGATTACAAACGAACGTGACGGATTTCCACGGTTGCTTCGAAGTCTATCGAATTGGCACATTGGTAAAGGTTGGATTATACTGTCATTGCTGTTTGAGCCGCTTCTATTTCTGGGAATTTCATTTGCTTTTTGGATAACAACCGACACGCTTCCCGGATGGAGCACCGGTGGATTTTTCTCCGGCCTGTTCGCTGCATTGGTCGTTTTCGTTGTAGGTCTTGTGCGTTGGGGAATATCAGAAGAGATTGGTTGGCGAGGATGGCTGTTACCGAAATTGCAGCAAAACTTCGCTCCCTTCCCAGCATCGCTCATACTCGCTGTTATTGTAACCCTATGGCATTTTACACCAGATGCTTTTTTGACGATTGGCAACGTGTACGAAGGTGAGCTGATATACGGTTACTATCCGAGAGTTGTAGAGCGATTGCTTATATCGATTCCAATCACGATGCTGATAACAGTTATCTATAACAACACAAAAGGTAGTCTTCTCGTGATGATGATATTCCATTCTGCGAGCAATACTTCCTACTTCGCGATAAAAGAATCATTTGGCGTTGTACACACCGACTTCTTCAAAATTTCGATGCTCATATTATTGTCTTTGATGTTTTTGTTGTTGTCATTTCTAATGATAAAACGGTCGGGAAAAGTTGTTGCCTTTTAA